A section of the Oryza sativa Japonica Group chromosome 1, ASM3414082v1 genome encodes:
- the LOC4325323 gene encoding uncharacterized protein, whose product MMMMMMSAASSPSCLLLLPRPTKPTPPLLPSTSSCRRPPRCRIRSLRPENPAPPAAGVARAVASSSSPMEMEAAQTQACGGGEGQQEAMRLLFVEMGVGYDQHGQDVTAAAVRACRDAITSNSIPAFRSGSIPGVNTEQMKLQIKLGVPRPTQHLLDVERVKAVFPYGKIISFEVVDGGMICSSGVCLEAMGDKNDDCYIVNAAVYVGY is encoded by the exons atgatgatgatgatgatgtcagCAGCATCATCCCccagctgcctcctcctcctcccccgcccgaCCAAACCAACACCACCGCtgctcccctccacctcctcctgccgccggccgcctcgctgCCGGATCAGATCCCTTAGGCCGGAGAacccggcgccgcccgccgcaggAGTAGCGAGAGcggtcgcctcctcgtcgtctcccATGGAGATGGAGGCGGCGCAGACCCAGGCGTGCGGTGGCGGGGAGGGGCAGCAGGAGGCCATGAGGCTGCTGTTCGTGGAGATGGGCGTCGGGTACGACCAGCACGGGCAggacgtcaccgccgccgccgtgcgcgcctgCAGGGACGCCATCACCTCCAACTCCATCCCGGCCTTCCGCAGCG GATCCATTCCTGGGGTGAACACGGAGCAGATGAAGCTGCAGATCAAGCTCGGGGTGCCGAGGCCAACGCAGCACTTGCTGGACGTTGAGAGAGTCAAGGCCGTCTTCCCCTA TGGTAAAATTATCAGCTTTGAGGTTGTGGACGGTGGGATGATCTGTTCAAGTGGCGTATGCCTAGAAGCAATGGGAGATAAAAACGATGATTGCTATATAGTGAACGCAGCAGTTTATGTTGGTTACTAA
- the LOC4325325 gene encoding senescence-specific cysteine protease SAG39, which yields MARVPVSRHLRVALLALLVVAVAAAAAARGDQPRRGHSMAARHERWMARFGRAYADAAEKARRMEVFAANAERVDAANRAGGDRTYTLGLNQFSDLTDDEFAQTHLGYSWAPPPPSHRHGHRAENGTAAAAADDTDVPDSVDWRARGAVTEVKNQRSCGSCWAFAAVAATEGLVQLATGNLVSLSEQQVLDCTGGANTCSGGDVSAALRYIAASGGLQTEAAYAYGGQQGACRAGGFAAPNSAAAVGGARWARLYGDEGALQALAAGQPVVVVVEASEPDFRHYRSGVYAGSAACGRRLNHAVTVVGYGAAADGGGEYWLVKNQWGTWWGEGGYMRVARGGAAGGNCGIATYAFYPTMDS from the exons ATGGCACGGGTTCCCGTCTCTCGCCACCTTCGCGTCGCGCTGCTTGCTCTcctcgtggtcgccgtcgccgccgcggcggcggcgcgcggggatcAGCCGCGTCGCGGGCATAGCATGGCCGCGCGGCACGAGCGGTGGATGGCTAGGTTCGGGCGCGCGTACGCGGACGCCGCCGAGaaggcgcggcggatggaggtGTTCGCGGCCAACGCGGAGCGCGTCGACGCCGCCAACCGCGCGGGCGGCGACCGCACCTACACGCTCGGCCTCAACCAGTTCTCCGACCTCACCGACGACGAGTTCGCGCAGACGCACCTCGGGTACagctgggcgccgccgccgccgtcgcaccgGCATGGCCACCGCGCCGAGAAtggcaccgccgcggcggcggcggatgacaCGGACGTGCCGGACAGCGTCGACTGGAGGGCTCGCGGCGCCGTCACCGAGGTCAAGAACCAACGCAGCTGCG GGAGTTGCTGGGcgttcgcggcggtggcggcgacggaggggcTCGTCCAGCTCGCCACGGGCAACCTCGTGTCGCTCTCGGAGCAGCAGGTGCTCGACTGCACCGGCGGCGCCAACacctgcagcggcggcgacgtgtcCGCGGCGCTCCGCTACATCGCCGCGAGCGGCGGGCTGCAGACGGAGGCGGCCTACGCGTACGGCGGGCAGCAGGGCGCGTGCCGCGCCGGCGGGTTCGCCGCGCCGAACTCGGCGGCAGCCGTCGGCGGCGCCCGGTGGGCGCGCCTGTACGGCGACGAGGGCGCGCTGCaggcgctcgccgccgggcAGCCGGTGGTCGTGGTCGTGGAGGCCTCCGAGCCGGACTTCCGGCACTACAGGAGCGGGGTCTACGCCGGGAGCGCCGCGTGCGGGCGGCGGCTCAACCACGCCGTCACGGTGGTGGGctacggcgcggcggcggacggcggcggggagtACTGGCTGGTGAAGAACCAGTGGGGGACGTGGTGGGGCGAGGGCGGCTACATGCgcgtcgcgcgcggcggcgccgccggcggcaactGCGGCATCGCCACCTACGCCTTCTACCCGACCATGGACAGCTAG
- the LOC136355437 gene encoding ammonium transporter 2 member 1-like, with protein sequence MVPGLRGAFYGGGIKQISKQLGGAAFVIAWNLVVTTAILLGIGLFIPLRMPDEQLMIGDDAAHGEEAYALWGDGEKFNATQHDLSRGGGGGDRDGPERLSILGARGVTI encoded by the coding sequence ATGGTGCCGGGACTCCGCGGCGCGTTCTACGGCGGCGGCATCAAGCAGATCAGCAAGCAGCTCGGCGGCGCTGCGTTTGTGATCGCGTGGAACCTCGTGGTCACCACGGCCATCCTCCTTGGCATCGGCCTGTTCATCCCGCTGCGGATGCCCGACGAGCAGCTCATgatcggcgacgacgcggcgcaCGGCGAGGAGGCCTACGCGTTGTGGGGCGACGGCGAGAAGTTCAACGCGACACAGCACGACCTATcgaggggtggcggcggcggcgacagggacGGCCCCGAGCGGCTCTCCATCCTAGGCGCCAGGGGCGTCACCATCTAG
- the LOC4325321 gene encoding uncharacterized LOC4325321 — MEFGSGGRDARARRQLQAAGRAAAYLGGGFLLLSAASSAAVRSLRSLSDANQRKFAAPCGACEGKGTYACRLCRGSSTIEWSPLHDPVFVNPCLCPTCDGTRVQRCLNCLGKGYA, encoded by the exons ATGGAGTTCGGCAGCGGCGGACGCGACgcccgcgcgcggcggcagctgcaggcggccgggcgcgccgcggcgtacctcggcggcggcttcctcctcctctccgccgcgtcctccgccgccgtccgctcCCTCCGCTCCCTCTCCGACGCCAACCAG AGGAAATTCGCGGCGCCGTGTGGCGCCTGCGAGGGGAAGGGGACCTACGCGTGCAGGCTCTGCAGGGGCAGCTCGACGATCGAGTGGTCTCCGCTCCACGACCCGGTGTTCGTCAACCCGTGCCTCTGCCCTACCTGTGACGGGACTAG GGTGCAGCGCTGCTTGAACTGCCTTGGAAAAGGCTACGCTTGA
- the LOC107277460 gene encoding adenylate-forming reductase 06235: MDGRDELTTKPIEIKFSSCRGVTFEPKPSPASPFAIAAAAAAACPAKPPPAAPSTGRWIWLPLLSSSRYSSFSRIIPAKPDCGVGRSQSRASSHFCDLDVAGDEEEDDGVSVFDGHDEEMAVAAAAAADVEDDLKGKKKPSVSAAAAAAPATARRSRLAVILFDQGLFTVYKRLFVLCVALNAAAVALAASGHFPYAERRAAVFAMGNILALTLCRSEAALRVVFWLAVALLGRPWVPVVAKTGVTAILQSLGGVHSGCGVSSVAWLAYALVQALRRRDEMPPEIVAVASAILFLLALSCAAAFPLVRHLHHNVFERTHRFAGWGALALLWTFVVLSAGYDREARSYVPLAGAVLAGREDIRLAAAITFFTTLPWLTVRRVPVTVTAPSTHAAILTFQGGVRAGLLGRISRSPLSEWHAFGIISDGRRTHAMLAGAVGDFTRGLVADPPTHLWVRGVHFAGLPYLIGMYRRATMVATGSGICVFLSLLMQPSTTTATELSLVWVAKGVEANYGEEIRAAVAAAAGGKSMAGRVVVHDTAVMGRPDVRELAVAAARRWGAEVVVVTSNPEGSRDVVSGCRKAGIPAFGPIWDS, from the coding sequence ATGGATGGGCGAGACGAGCTGACAACGAAGCCCATCGAGATCAAGTTCTCGAGCTGCCGTGGCGTCACCTTCGAGCCCAAGCCCTCGCCGGCGAGCCccttcgccatcgccgccgccgccgccgccgcatgccctGCCaagccgccaccggcggcgccgagcaCCGGAAGGTGGATCTGGCTGCCTCTACTGTCGTCGAGCCGTTACTCCTCCTTCTCTAGGATCATTCCGGCGAAGCCGGACTGCGGCGTTGGACGGTCGCAGAGCCGCGCCAGCAGCCACTTCTGCGAcctcgacgtcgccggcgacgaggaggaggatgatggcGTGTCCGTCTTTGACGGCCACGACGAGGAGATGGCTGTCGCCGCGGCCGCAGCTGCCGACGTCGAGGATGATTTGAAAGGGAAGAAGAAGCCGagcgtgtcggcggcggcggcggcggcgccggccaccgccagGCGATCGAGGCTCGCCGTCATACTGTTCGACCAGGGACTGTTCACCGTGTACAAGCGCCTCTTCGTGCTCTGCGTCGCGCTgaacgcggcggcggtcgcgctCGCGGCGTCCGGCCATTTCCCGTACGCGGAgcggcgcgccgccgtcttcgccatGGGCAACATCCTGGCGCTCACGCTGTGCCGCTCCGAGGCGGCGCTCCGCGTCGTGTTCTGGCTCGCCGTCGCGCTCCTCGGCCGGCCGTGGGTGCCGGTCGTCGCCAAGACGGGCGTCACGGCGATCCTCCAGTCCCTCGGCGGCGTCCACAGCGGCTGCGGCGTGTCCTCCGTCGCGTGGCTGGCCTACGCGCTCGTCCAGGCGCTCCGGCGCCGCGACGAGATGCCGCCGGagatcgtcgccgtcgcgtcggccATCCTCTTCCTGCTCGCGCTCTCCTGCGCGGCGGCGTTCCCGCTCGTGCGCCACCTCCACCACAACGTGTTCGAGCGGACGCACCGGTTCGCCGGCTGGGGCGCGCTCGCCCTGCTCTGGACGTTCGTCGTGCTCTCCGCCGGCTACGACCGGGAGGCCAGGTCCTAcgtcccgctcgccggcgccgtcctcgCGGGGCGCGAGGACATCAGGCTCGCGGCCGCCATCACCTTCTTCACCACCCTCCCGTGGCTCACCGTGCGCCGCGTGCCGGTGACGGTGACCGCGCCGTCCACCCACGCGGCGATCCTGACCTTCCAGGGCGGCGTCAGGGCGGGCCTCCTCGGCCGCATCAGCCGCTCGCCGCTCTCCGAGTGGCACGCCTTCGGCATCATCTCCGACGGGCGGCGCACCCACGCgatgctcgccggcgccgtcggcgacTTCACCcgtggcctcgtcgccgacCCGCCGACCCACCTCTGGGTTCGCGGCGTCCACTTCGCCGGCCTCCCGTACCTCATCGGCATGTACCGGCGGGCGACCATGGTGGCGACGGGGTCGGGCATCTGCGTGTTCCTGTCGCTGCTGATGCAGCcgagcacgacgacggcgacggagctGTCGCTGGTGTGGGTGGCGAAGGGCGTCGAGGCGAACTACGGCGAGGAGatcagggcggcggtggcggcggcggcgggcggcaagAGCATGGCGGGGCGGGTGGTGGTGCACGACACGGCGGTGATGGGGCGGCCGGACGTGCGGGagctcgccgtggcggcggcgcggcggtggggcgcggaggtggtggtggtgacgagCAACCCGGAGGGGAGCAGGGACGTGGTGAGCGGGTGCAGGAAGGCCGGCATCCCGGCGTTCGGGCCTATATGGGATTCATGA
- the LOC4325322 gene encoding GDSL esterase/lipase At1g28570, producing MAFAGDARIVVVAVAAFVLVGVAVEGKGEGGGGGGVGVCFERIFSFGDSLTDTGNFLLSVPEDFPDPARSLPYGQTFFGRPSGRYSDGRNLLDFFAEAFGLPFVPPYLAGGDFRQGANFAVGGATALNGSFFRDRGVEPTWTPHSLDEQMQWFKKLLTTVSSSESELNDIMTKSLFLVGEVGGNDYNHLIVRGKSLDELHELVPKVVGTITSAITELINLGAKKLVVPGNFPIGCVPLYLSIFPSQKEDYYDEKTGCIKWLNEFTEYHNRLLQEELEKLRNLYPDVSIIYADYYGAALNIFLAPLQFGFTVPLNSCCGSDAPYNCSPSILCGHPGSVVCSDPSKYTSWDGLHFTEATYKIIIQGVLGSYANPPLSETCRGGAYKVSQLHQCTDNPTNTVTYDSMSSFI from the exons ATGGCATTCGCGGGGGACGCGCGgatcgtcgtcgtggcggtggcggcgttcgTCCTCGTTGGCGTGGCggtggaggggaagggggaggggggaggaggaggaggggtggggGTGTGCTTCGAGAGGATATTCAGCTTCGGGGACTCGCTGACGGACACCGGCAACTTCCTGCTCTCCGTGCCGGAGGACTTCCCGGACCCCGCCCGCAGCCTCCCCTACGGCCAGACCTTCTTCGGCCGCCCCTCCGGCCGCTACTCCGACGGCCGCAACCTCCTCGACTTCTTCG CGGAAGCATTTGGTCTGCCGTTCGTGCCGCCGTACCTGGCTGGCGGCGACTTCCGGCAAGGCGCAAATTTCGCggtcggcggcgccaccgccctcAACGGATCATTCTTCCGGGACCGCGGCGTGGAGCCGACATGGACGCCGCACTCCCTCGATGAGCAGATGCAGTGGTTCAAGAAGCTACTCACTACTGTCTCCTCGTCAGAGTCCG AACTCAATGATATCATGACCAAGTCACTTTTCCTTGTGGGAGAGGTAGGCGGAAATGATTACAACCATCTAATTGTCAGGGGGAAATCTCTAGATGAGCTACACGAGCTTGTTCCTAAGGTTGTCGGTACCATAACCTCAGCTATCACG GAGCTCATAAACCTTGGAGCAAAGAAACTAGTTGTTCCAGGAAACTTTCCAATAGGCTGTGTACCATTGTATCTCTCAATCTTTCCAAGCCAAAAGGAAGACTACTATGATGAGAAAACAGGGTGCATTAAATGGTTAAATGAATTCACCGAGTACCATAATCGATTGCTTCAGGAGGAGCTGGAGAAGCTCAGGAATCTTTACCCCGATGTATCCATCATTTATGCTGATTATTATGGTGCTGCATTGAATATATTCCTTGCCCCACTCCAGTTTG GTTTCACTGTCCCGCTGAACTCGTGTTGTGGAAGTGATGCTCCATACAATTGTTCTCCGTCAATATTGTGCGGGCACCCTGGGTCTGTGGTCTGCTCTGACCCATCAAAGTACACTTCATGGGATGGTCTCCACTTCACGGAGGCAACCTACAAGATTATCATTCAAGGGGTGCTAGGGTCATATGCCAACCCTCCTCTTTCAGAAACTTGTCGGGGTGGAGCATACAAAGTCTCACAACTTCATCAATGTACAGATAACCCAACAAACACTGTAACGTATGATTCTATGAGCTCTTTTATTTGA